A region of the Microtus ochrogaster isolate Prairie Vole_2 linkage group LG1, MicOch1.0, whole genome shotgun sequence genome:
aggctgctcatttgtttccagttgcccagacctgaaataatcacacagaaactatattagttgcaatactgtttggcaaatagcttaagcatattcctagctcttacatcttaaattaacccattcctattaatctgtatatcaccaagtGGTTGTGGCCCAGCGGTAAGGTTTCACATGGTGCCATTTgtctcctgcatctgtctcctccagtggcTCTACagcttctctatgactctgcttactctcttctcttttatctgcttggaattccctccttgccctattctgtgctgcaataggccccaaacagcttctttattaaccaatggtattcacagcatacagagagaaattccacatcacctcctcttttctatctaaataagaaggaaggttttaactttaacataaccattatcaatcaagaattatagatacaatatttatatatactgtatcttttatcatgactaaggaaaagtaaactatctattcttcaactccatcaaagactccagaaaggtataatattacctaagtaaacaggaagtgcattgtaaacaaNNNNNNNNNNNNNNNNNNNNNNNNNNNNNNNNNNNNNNNNNNNNNNNNNNNNNNNNNNNNNNNNNNNNNNNNNNNNNNNNNNNNNNNNNNNNNNNNNNNNNNNNNNNNNNNNNNNNNNNNNNNNNNNNNNNNNNNNNNNNNNNNNNNNNNNNNNNNNNNNNNNNNNNNNNNNNNNNNNNNNNNNNNNNNNNNNNNNNNNNNNNNNNNNNNNNNNNNNNNNNNNNNNNNNNNNNNNNNNNNNNNNNNNNNNNNNNNNNNNNNNNNNNNNNNNNNNNNNNNNNNNNNNNNNNNNNNNNNNNNNNNNNNNNNNNNNNNNNNNNNNNNNNNNNNNNNNNNNNNNNNNNNNNNNNNNNNNNNNNNNNNNNNNNNNNNNNNNNNNNNNNNNNNNNNNNNNNNNNNNNNNNNNNNNNNNNNNNNNNNNNNNNNNNNNNNNNNNNNNNNNNNNNNNNNNNNNNNNNNNNNNNNNNNNNNNNNNNNNNNNNNNNNNNNNNNNNNNNNNNNNNNNNNNNNNNNNNNNNNNNNNNNNNNNNNNNNNNNNNNNNNNNNNNNNNNNNNNNNNNNNNNNNNNNNNNNNNNNNNNNNNNNNNNNNNNNNNNNNNNNNNNNNNNNNNNNNNNNNNNNNNNNNNNNNNNNNNNNNNNNNNNNNNNNNNNNNNNNNNNNNNNNNNNNNNNNNNNNNNNNNNNNNNNNNNNNNNNNNNNNNNNNNNNNNNNNNNNNNNNNNNNNNNNNNNNNNNNNNNNNNNNNNNNNNNNNNNNNNNNNNNNNNNNNNNNNNNNNNNNNNNNNNNNNNNNNNNNNNNNNNNNNNNNNNNNNNNNNNNNNNNNNNNNNNNNNNNNNNNNNNNNNNNNNNNNNNNNNNNNNNNNNNNNNNNNNNNNNNNNNNNNNNNNNNNNNNNNNNNNNNNNNNNNNNNNNNNNNNNNNNNNNNNNNNNNNNNNNNNNNNNNNNNNNNNNNNNNNNNNNNNNNNNNNNNNNNNNNNNNNNNNNNNNNNNNNNNNNNNNNNNNNNNNNNNNNNNNNNNNNNNNNNNNNNNNNNNNNNNNNNNNNNNNNNNNNNNNNNNNNNNNNNNNNNNNNNNNNNNNNNNNNNNNNNNNNNNNNNNNNNNNNNNNNNcttagcagttcccagaatcaaatatctctctgtagtaaaaaaacaaataaaataaaacacaataatatacataacccagactctctgtgtatattccatctttacatggcttatttttctttacccttttaatctatgactgtctgtactctgtctctttaaagactttgttttatttttttcatttttttttcagactgatTCCTTTTATTTAAGGCACATCAAGTTATTGAAATGATGGCTTCATGTAAACTGTCCCTTAGGAGCAATTGTAGAGCTGAGGGGAGTCTCTAGATGTTAACATGCAGAGATTCCTCAACTGCAATCTGGTACTGAGTTTCCTCATCCAGTTGAAGATTCATGAAAGCTCCATAATCGAATTGGTGTCTCTCGTTTAGATGACTAACAAAATTTCTGGTAAGCTGAGTAGGGTGGCCCCATGGAAGAGATAGACAAATCGGGCAAATGGATGTAACAACATGAGATCCGTGGTTGCTGTTACAATGATCTAGCAAACGCTGTCGGGTCATGTTTGCTTCTTCGCACAGAGGACAATCAAAGGAAGGCTGATCAGATGGGATTGCATTGTCTTCTAGATAAGCCTCGGCAGTTTCAGAGGTGGATGCCTCGCTGTTGCTGTTACCCACGGAGTCTGGAGACAGTTGGAAGCTTGAAAGAGTTGGAGTTGAAGAAACTCCAAACTCATCTTGATACTTTTTGCAAGTTTTGTAATGTTGTCTCATGTGACAGAGTTCAATACGTTGGGAACAGTATCGGCAACTACCAGGAAAACTTCTCATGGTTGTCTCGAGGTCCAGGGCCCTCTCTGGACGTGCTCTTTCTCTTCTAGTCACATTTCCACGGCACAGGGGGCAATGGATTCGGCTCTCCTTCATTGCAGTTAGGAAGCATTTTCGGCAGAAAACGTGCTGACAGGCGGCAACCCGAACCGGCGTCTTGAAAACTTCTTGACAGATTGGACAGTAGAAATCATCTTCAGTGTAAGGCATGGAGGCAGACTCATCCTGTGCCATGGTGGTGATGCGTGGAGGCCCAAGGTGATGGCAGCTGTCAGTTCACAGCTGCAGAGGTGGCAGTGGCAGCCTGTAGCGTGATTCCCTCTGACCCTCCAAGTGCTGCTTCAGGTCAAACTGCCTCTCTCTGCTGCCGGTCGGTAGAGGGATAGCCCTAGGCGGTCCAATTTCAGTCCGTTTCTGTCCCGCAGTTGACTGTATTTTGAGTAGTGGAAACCCAGCAAATGAAGGGTGGCACTCTGTTGTCAtgagcctcaaagcccaccagaCCCGAACCTTATGGTAATGGGGTCCTTCCCTCTCCGCCGGCAGCCTACTTGTGGTTGAACTGCTGCCTGCCTAGCTGGTGGTCACTGCAGAGTGGATAGCCACACTACAAAGGCCACCTTAGCAACCAGCCCATCACTCCTTCAGCTGGTTGTGACGTAAGCCGCACCAGGTACATTTAAtttaccaagattttttttttttttaagtctaggTGAGACTGGTGAAACAGGCTTGTAATCCGAACCAGTAagagaggccgaggcaggacGATCGTGAGTTCTAGTCCAGACTGGGCAATTTAGGGGGAAATTTAGGGGGTCCCCTCATCTGGAAAAAAGTAAGAAGAGTTCTGTGAATAGAGCTTAAAGTTTCTGTTGCAGCATGTACAAAATGCTaggtttaatccctagcaccGCATAAAGTCCCCCAAAGAAATTCTTCTGTGTGGCCAATTAAGGATCACTGTTATCAGGCAacggtctattttttttttaaaccgcttacctctttttataactgtctgtattctttttcttctctctctctctctagcctacatacatacatttatccaacactgtgacctattagaggtcttttccatctgactttgtctttattgcatgtctgttataattttctgaccaggagtgcttttaaaatggattaaaagaaaaaaaataaaatggtaaagaaGCTTGATTGCAGTGGCCCTGGATGCAGCTCTGCCTTGCTCAGGCTTTCAATATGGTGGAAGTAGATCACTGCTGACTCCGGAGCTGCTAGGTAGAAGCTGTTCTCAACcatctcaactctgggaagctccgtgcagcatataaaccctttttatatgagtaaaagctaaatctgccatgcaacACACTGCagggcctggaaatatctctgtgtatggtggtgggaatTCTCTTCCTGTGCACTCCTAGCCTACCAGATCCCATCACCCAATTGAGTCGATTGAGTTGGGGCACTGAGCCGGAGTATGTTCTCAGCTACTTCCTCCCCCCCCAAGCAGGCATATAAGCACCCAGGACCACAAaccccacaaaccccattcaattGCTCAGCCTCCGGAATGAGCCAGAGTTGTTCAtgcaactagcatgaaccaggaagccttccctaACAGAAActgcatggtttttgttttgcttctactgctgaatcaggaagacctctatTAAAGGAACCCTGGCgcctcactgccagcaaacagcccATGGGGGATTGGAGGGAATGTGGCTACCAAGGAGCTACACTTGCTCCCATTTATATGGGTCTGAAagccctctttttctcttttaagcttttttaggctttatgtggatgcacaTTGCCAAATATTGGGTGTCaatctgttggcagaggctgttcatctgttcctggtcacccagacctaaaataatcagaaactatactatttatgcattgctagctagctcttattttttaaattaacccatttctatgaatctgtgtattgccacatggttgtggcctaccagtaaggttccctACAGTGACATCTCTCTCCTGCgtctgtctcctctggtggctccatggcttctctccggctctgcctactctctcctcatctctctgcttggaattcccatcttgtactattctgccctgcaataggcccgaagcatcttctttattaaccagtggtattccagcatacagaggggaatcccacatcagggtgcCTAGTGGTTGCTCCTCAGCTTCACTAGGACTTGCCCTGGACCTCTTTCAGGGTGCACTGAACTTTGATGTAGAGTTGCACATTTGGAACGAGTCTTCCTGGAGGCCAATTTGTCATAGCCCTTCACTTGTCATTGTCTATGTATTCCTCCATAATATCTGTCAGGTTTTGTCTTTCATTTATACCTCAACGCCCTCTTCTCCTTTCCAGCATCAGCTACTTTACCGCTGCCATGCGGAAATATTTGACCCTTTCTGTGGGAGCTCAGCTTTTATTCATCTTAATAGCATACTACTATTTCCAGAACTGAATCCNNNNNNNNNNNNNNNNNNNNNNNNNNNNNNNNNNNNNNNNNNNNNNNNNNNNNNNNNNNNNNNNNNNNNNNNNNNNNNNNNNNNNNNNNNNNNNNNNNNNNNNNNNNNNNNNNNNNNNNNNNNNNNNNNNNNNNNNNNNNNNNNNNNNNNNNNNNNNNNNNNNNNNNNNNNNNNNNNNNNNNNNNNNNNNNNNNNNNNNNNNNNNNNNNNNNNNNNNNNNNNNNNNNNNNNNNNNNNNNNNNNNNNNNNNNNNNNNNNNNNNNNNNNNNNNNNNNNNNNNNNNNNNNNNNNNNNNNNNNNNNNNNNNNNNNNNNNNNNNNNNNNNNNNNNNNNNNNNNNNNNNNNNNNNNNNNNNNNNNNNNNNNNNNNNNNNNNNNNNNNNNNNNNNNNNNNNNNNNNNNNNNNNNNNNNNNNNNNNNNCCTTTCTGTGGGAGCTCAGCTTTTATTCATCTTAATAGCATACTACTATTTCCAGAACTGAATCCACAAGCAATGGAATGAATGACTCGTCAACATGAATCAAGACTCAAAAGTTGGTATAAAgacttgaaacaacaacaaaaatcaaacaggCTCATTCCCTGAATATTATAGCAGAAAGACTCTTTAATGATGTAAATAGTGATTCATGattttaattccatcacttgataggctgaaacagaaagattgctatgagttcaaggccagcttggactacagagtaggaccctatcttaaaagaaaggatgaaagagaTAAGGGTGGAGAAGGagagtgagaagaggaggaagaggaaaagggatggGAGGGGTGAAGTTAGGAAAGAGGAAGATATTCAGATCTCCCCTGCCCTGTCTTGATGTTACTCCATATTGCAAAGAACAATGGTTTTTCAGATTGCCTTTTGCTCTTAGAGACTCCATTTTACAAGAAGCATTTGACTATTATAAGGATGGAGAAAAACCCTACCTGGATGGTACATGTGGATTGCACCATCTCTATGGCACCACTCATCCTGAGCAGTCTGATAAATCCTGGGAGCAGAAAGAATGCCAATACGCAAATTTGTTGAAGTAAATTAGGACTGTAAGGGtacatgaaattattaaaattctgTCAGAGAAACCAGGTACAAAGTCTTGCTAAACAtaccagaagaaggaaagagtacAACTTTGTCCTagcttgctttttgttgcttACACATCTCAATCACAGTCTATAAGTGAGGAAAGTCAGGACCGCAACTCAAGCAAGAGCCTTGGAGGAATTCTCTTTATTGAATTGCTCTCCATGGTTTGTTCAGTTTGCTTTATTACACAAACTAGTACTACCTgctcaggaatggcaccacccacagtggacttgGATGTGCCACTTCAAGCATTAATCAAGAAAG
Encoded here:
- the LOC101999076 gene encoding E3 ubiquitin-protein ligase RNF138-like isoform X2, which produces MAQDESASMPYTEDDFYCPICQEVFKTPVRVAACQHVFCRKCFLTAMKESRIHCPLCRGNVTRRERARPERALDLETTMRSFPGSCRYCSQRIELCHMRQHYKTCKKYQDEFGVSSTPTLSSFQLSPDSVGNSNSEASTSETAEAYLEDNAIPSDQPSFDCPLCEEANMTRQRLLDHCNSNHGSHVVTSICPISFMNLQLDEETQYQIAVEESLHVNI
- the LOC101999076 gene encoding E3 ubiquitin-protein ligase RNF138-like isoform X1 encodes the protein MAQDESASMPYTEDDFYCPICQEVFKTPVRVAACQHVFCRKCFLTAMKESRIHCPLCRGNVTRRERARPERALDLETTMRSFPGSCRYCSQRIELCHMRQHYKTCKKYQDEFGVSSTPTLSSFQLSPDSVGNSNSEASTSETAEAYLEDNAIPSDQPSFDCPLCEEANMTRQRLLDHCNSNHGSHVVTSICPICLSLPWGHPTQLTRNFVSHLNERHQFDYGAFMNLQLDEETQYQIAVEESLHVNI
- the LOC101999076 gene encoding E3 ubiquitin-protein ligase RNF138-like isoform X3 codes for the protein MAQDESASMPYTEDDFYCPICQEVFKTPVRVAACQHVSNSEASTSETAEAYLEDNAIPSDQPSFDCPLCEEANMTRQRLLDHCNSNHGSHVVTSICPICLSLPWGHPTQLTRNFVSHLNERHQFDYGAFMNLQLDEETQYQIAVEESLHVNI